The proteins below are encoded in one region of Holophagaceae bacterium:
- the purD gene encoding phosphoribosylamine--glycine ligase, with amino-acid sequence MKILLVGSGGREHAIALKLKAAPTPVELFAAPGSDAIGDLGTCLPFAAEDVAGIVGWAAENRPDLSVIGPEGPLVAGLADGLRASGLAVFGHEAKTARLEGSKSFAKDFMHRYGVPCAASVSVTELNNGEAIISTWTHGYPIVLKADGLAAGKGVVLATTQEEALETLRNFLDGQFGEASRTVLLEAPLSGMEMSLHVLMDVDASHARYVMLPPCQDHKRIFDGDKGPNTGGMGAFGPIPFLKAEDITLLRDLLVVPTVRGLQQEGLKARGVLFLGVMWTPEGPKLLEYNCRFGDPETQVLLQLLNEDLPQLLLEVAEGRLDRERVKLNPGCAISVVLAAEGYPDAPKKGIPIEVGTPSLTVIHAGTKKMDGRWVTNGGRVINLSTHAGSLASARARVEEGLESIHWPGMQYRKDIGLRALQHAEAGRSVRDPW; translated from the coding sequence ATGAAGATCCTGCTCGTCGGCTCCGGAGGCCGGGAACACGCCATCGCCTTGAAACTGAAGGCCGCGCCGACTCCGGTGGAGCTGTTCGCGGCGCCGGGCAGCGATGCCATCGGGGACTTGGGGACCTGCCTGCCGTTCGCAGCGGAGGATGTGGCGGGAATCGTAGGATGGGCGGCGGAAAACCGCCCGGACCTTTCCGTCATCGGTCCCGAAGGCCCGCTGGTGGCCGGCCTCGCGGATGGCTTGAGGGCATCGGGTCTGGCAGTGTTCGGGCACGAGGCCAAAACCGCGCGGCTGGAGGGCAGCAAATCCTTCGCGAAGGATTTCATGCATCGCTATGGCGTTCCCTGCGCCGCCAGCGTCAGCGTCACGGAGCTGAACAACGGCGAAGCCATCATCAGCACCTGGACCCATGGCTATCCCATCGTGCTGAAGGCCGATGGCTTGGCCGCCGGGAAGGGCGTGGTCCTGGCCACGACCCAAGAAGAGGCGCTGGAAACCCTGCGCAATTTCCTGGATGGGCAATTCGGGGAGGCCTCCCGGACCGTCCTGCTGGAAGCGCCGCTGTCCGGCATGGAGATGAGCCTGCATGTGCTGATGGATGTGGACGCCAGCCACGCCCGGTATGTGATGCTGCCGCCCTGCCAGGACCACAAGCGCATTTTCGATGGGGACAAAGGCCCGAACACCGGCGGCATGGGTGCCTTCGGACCAATTCCTTTCTTGAAGGCCGAGGACATCACGCTGCTCCGCGACCTCCTGGTGGTGCCCACGGTGCGGGGGCTCCAACAGGAGGGGTTGAAGGCCAGGGGCGTGTTGTTCCTCGGCGTCATGTGGACGCCCGAGGGCCCGAAGCTGCTGGAGTACAACTGCCGGTTCGGGGACCCCGAGACCCAGGTGCTGTTGCAGTTGCTCAACGAAGACCTGCCGCAATTGCTGCTGGAGGTGGCCGAGGGGCGCCTGGACCGGGAACGCGTGAAGCTCAATCCGGGCTGCGCGATCTCCGTTGTGCTGGCGGCCGAGGGTTATCCCGACGCGCCGAAGAAAGGCATTCCCATCGAGGTGGGAACCCCTTCGCTCACGGTCATCCACGCCGGCACCAAAAAAATGGATGGCAGGTGGGTGACGAATGGTGGCCGCGTGATCAATCTCAGCACCCACGCGGGGAGCCTGGCATCGGCCCGCGCGAGGGTAGAGGAAGGCCTGGAGTCCATCCACTGGCCCGGCATGCAATACCGCAAGGACATCGGACTCCGGGCCCTGCAGCATGCCGAAGCAGGCCGCTCGGTGCGGGATCCATGGTGA
- a CDS encoding DinB family protein, with translation MLDLIRDLYVHQEWADAQHWQAVRAFQPALEHEGLRQGLFHIHAVQKVWLARWQGVDLVFPKPEDYPRIEDLYTFAKSCHAALRGYLSLRSELDLQASVTYQNIHGETFTQPLEDLLLHLPYHSQYHRGQTARAMVALGAHLPATDLVVWQRAGRPKADWTE, from the coding sequence ATGCTTGATCTCATCCGCGACCTCTATGTCCATCAGGAATGGGCCGACGCCCAGCATTGGCAGGCGGTCCGAGCCTTTCAGCCGGCGTTGGAGCACGAAGGATTGAGGCAGGGGCTCTTCCACATCCACGCCGTCCAGAAGGTATGGCTCGCGCGCTGGCAGGGCGTGGATCTGGTCTTTCCAAAACCCGAGGACTATCCACGCATCGAGGACCTCTACACCTTCGCCAAGTCTTGCCACGCAGCCCTTCGAGGTTATCTGTCCCTCCGCTCCGAACTGGATCTCCAGGCATCCGTGACCTATCAAAACATTCATGGCGAGACCTTCACCCAGCCCTTGGAGGACCTGCTGCTCCATCTTCCGTACCACAGCCAGTACCACCGTGGGCAGACCGCGCGGGCCATGGTCGCGCTGGGCGCCCACTTGCCCGCGACGGATCTGGTGGTGTGGCAGCGGGCGGGTCGACCGAAGGCCGACTGGACGGAATAA
- a CDS encoding PLP-dependent aminotransferase family protein: MRAQDLHLQLDPDSPAPLYLQVASSLEDAIRHGRILPGMALPSVRELAKRLGVHRNTVLAALSELQAQGWVDTRERAGVFVNDQLPQPQGKLLEGGPPTAPGFDLPSRFLPMTDPLPQEMDLSEPRADVRMAPTEAMAKAYPRAVRRKGAELLGGEEYKGQLRLRQSLAAHLGEQRGLSVDPKRILITRGTGMALNLVAQALVGSEGADAAMEDPGDPLVRGLLKGTPGLRLHALPVDEGGARIDSLLALLERVPLKFLVLSPQCQLPTGVALAQPRRAKLLELAQAHRVALIELDPEYDHHFGSGLPPRPLAAEDSSGQVVYIGSLSRVLAPGLHSAYLTAPGLLVDRLAKIRQRMDWQGDRVLEWALSELFLDGDFNRHLRKLRKVGLERRDALLEALGAHCGDCLSSFPSEMGMGLWVEGKGRLADPASFDAWIRMCRDLGLKLRQGSTFDHEGRPKAATRIAFTAFEPEELRNAAIRMGQASMRI; encoded by the coding sequence ATGCGCGCCCAGGACCTCCATCTCCAACTCGATCCAGACAGTCCGGCCCCCCTGTACCTCCAGGTGGCCAGCAGTCTGGAAGATGCCATCCGCCATGGGCGCATCCTTCCTGGCATGGCCCTTCCCAGCGTCCGGGAGCTCGCCAAGCGGCTCGGCGTCCACCGGAACACGGTGCTGGCGGCTCTCTCGGAGCTCCAGGCGCAGGGCTGGGTGGACACCCGGGAACGGGCGGGGGTCTTCGTGAATGATCAGCTGCCCCAGCCCCAAGGCAAGCTGCTCGAAGGCGGGCCGCCCACGGCGCCAGGATTCGACCTTCCGTCCCGCTTCCTGCCCATGACGGATCCCCTGCCCCAGGAGATGGATCTCTCTGAACCGCGGGCGGACGTCCGAATGGCTCCCACCGAGGCCATGGCCAAGGCCTACCCCCGGGCTGTGCGCCGCAAGGGCGCCGAGTTGCTGGGAGGGGAGGAATACAAAGGGCAATTGCGGCTCCGCCAATCCCTGGCCGCGCATCTTGGAGAACAGCGCGGCCTGTCGGTGGACCCCAAGCGGATCCTCATCACGCGCGGAACGGGCATGGCCCTGAATTTGGTGGCCCAGGCTCTGGTGGGTTCCGAGGGGGCGGACGCGGCGATGGAGGATCCCGGGGATCCATTGGTGCGAGGTCTCCTGAAAGGAACGCCAGGCTTGCGTCTTCACGCCCTGCCCGTGGACGAGGGGGGCGCGAGGATCGACTCCCTCCTGGCCCTGCTTGAACGGGTGCCCCTGAAATTCCTGGTGCTTTCCCCGCAGTGCCAGCTCCCCACGGGGGTCGCGCTTGCCCAACCTCGCCGGGCGAAGCTTCTGGAATTGGCACAGGCGCATCGCGTCGCGCTCATCGAATTGGACCCGGAATACGACCATCACTTCGGATCTGGGCTTCCCCCGCGTCCCCTCGCCGCAGAGGATTCCTCCGGCCAGGTGGTGTACATCGGCAGCCTCTCCAGGGTGCTCGCCCCCGGACTCCACTCGGCCTACCTCACCGCCCCGGGGCTCCTGGTGGACCGCCTCGCGAAGATCCGCCAGCGCATGGATTGGCAGGGGGACCGCGTGCTGGAATGGGCCTTGTCCGAACTCTTCCTCGACGGGGATTTCAACCGGCATTTGAGGAAGCTCCGGAAGGTCGGCCTGGAAAGGCGGGACGCCCTCTTGGAAGCCCTGGGAGCGCACTGCGGAGATTGTCTTTCCAGCTTCCCTTCGGAGATGGGCATGGGGCTCTGGGTGGAGGGGAAGGGCCGCCTGGCGGATCCCGCGAGCTTTGATGCCTGGATCAGGATGTGCCGGGACCTGGGCCTGAAACTTCGCCAGGGATCAACCTTCGATCACGAGGGCCGTCCGAAAGCCGCCACGCGGATCGCTTTTACCGCCTTCGAACCGGAGGAACTCCGGAATGCCGCCATCCGGATGGGCCAGGCCTCCATGCGGATTTGA
- a CDS encoding serine/threonine protein kinase, giving the protein MNEQSDQPLHQKELERRILALALAEGMLPTHPDPSQTDAPTPGAPWGGALQGMLDKGLLRTEDLDRLLWRAVQQDPEGLPACPESWTMAPGPLPELDPLPGTIGPYRDLALIGTGGHGRVFRAFDDRLQRWVALKLLKAGDAELHLEEARAQARVEHPNICKVYEVGENLGRPFIALQLVAGRTLADFPMVQDTAVETIRDVAEALHAAHRTGLVHLDVKPSNILLEVQDQGQVHPLVTDFGLVALRERGGRMPSGTAPFAAPEQLDPSCPPLDRRADVYGLGATLYTLLARALPYAEREPGKLLEAIRLRPVTPLETRLPSIPKDLSRIVAKAMSTAPQDRYATALALAEDLQRYLDGEAVQAAPSTLLERSIRWRQRNPLAARVALAASLVTALGLAFGGFTLWRSSRQALAASQLGAEAKAMETSLKMEHLLPVHDLHPAYARIRNQMASLQSTIHEPAGAYAVGVAHWLLSEPAKAKPLLQRAWDGGFRSPDAALIYGDTLGQLWHEARKRADVIQDPERKKKALAQARQELLEPAKAVLASQPAQNPYAQAMLQGQTAYLDGRWQDAAAAAHRAEADRNGDPAALKLLGEAWFEIQWDEDGKGNAKPSLEASREAQAAFRRALESARSDPRLWKGLGWARASSLMTRFAAGETLGAADFEAVTETARQMDALQGPTSESFMLQGTASYVASVVNERKGDSAADERRTLDLMREAVRLDPKGLRPRKNLVFACYPVVMGLVRRQQWEEAKHLAEEGLQISRELQEQNPDLPELAVNGVYIVSALAEIGLVRDKQVEPWAGIGIEWLERARSLGGETVYAAQLRAALLHKRAQQLEATGQPTEAAFQAVWDNWKESMARFPQFSVLLASMAMDTVEQWAKSRVRRGEDPTWVLNLQEELAGTVLAKTPDDNLVKKQLADARAMKGQWSRRKQRSG; this is encoded by the coding sequence ATGAACGAGCAATCCGATCAACCCCTGCACCAGAAGGAACTGGAACGCCGGATCCTTGCCTTGGCCTTGGCCGAAGGGATGCTTCCGACACACCCTGATCCCAGTCAAACCGATGCGCCTACCCCCGGAGCACCCTGGGGTGGCGCGCTTCAGGGGATGCTCGACAAGGGATTGCTCCGCACCGAGGACCTGGACCGCCTGCTCTGGCGGGCGGTCCAGCAGGACCCCGAAGGGCTCCCGGCCTGCCCGGAATCCTGGACCATGGCTCCGGGTCCCCTGCCGGAACTGGATCCTCTGCCAGGCACGATCGGTCCCTACCGCGATCTGGCTCTGATCGGCACCGGCGGCCATGGGCGGGTCTTCCGGGCCTTCGACGACCGCCTCCAACGCTGGGTGGCGCTCAAGCTGCTCAAGGCCGGCGATGCGGAGTTGCATCTGGAGGAGGCCCGCGCCCAGGCCCGGGTGGAGCATCCGAACATCTGCAAGGTGTATGAAGTCGGAGAGAATCTGGGCCGTCCCTTCATCGCGCTGCAATTGGTGGCGGGACGCACCCTGGCGGACTTTCCCATGGTCCAGGACACCGCGGTTGAGACCATCCGGGACGTGGCGGAAGCCCTCCACGCCGCCCATCGGACGGGGCTGGTCCATCTGGATGTCAAACCTTCGAATATCCTTCTTGAGGTTCAAGACCAGGGTCAGGTGCATCCCCTGGTGACGGATTTCGGCCTGGTGGCGCTCCGCGAGCGGGGAGGGCGGATGCCGTCTGGCACGGCGCCCTTTGCCGCGCCGGAACAACTGGATCCATCCTGTCCTCCCCTGGACCGCCGGGCGGATGTGTATGGCCTAGGCGCGACTCTTTATACCCTGCTGGCCCGCGCCCTGCCCTACGCGGAGAGGGAGCCCGGCAAGCTTCTGGAAGCCATCCGCCTGCGGCCGGTAACACCCCTGGAAACCAGATTGCCTTCCATCCCAAAAGACCTCTCCCGCATCGTGGCCAAGGCCATGTCCACGGCCCCCCAGGACCGCTATGCCACCGCGCTGGCTTTGGCCGAGGACCTCCAACGCTATCTGGATGGTGAAGCCGTGCAGGCCGCGCCCTCCACCCTTCTGGAGCGATCGATCCGTTGGCGCCAGCGCAATCCTCTCGCCGCCCGCGTCGCTTTGGCCGCCAGCCTGGTGACGGCTCTGGGCCTCGCCTTCGGCGGCTTCACCCTTTGGCGCTCCTCCCGCCAGGCCTTGGCCGCATCCCAACTAGGGGCCGAAGCCAAGGCCATGGAAACCTCTTTGAAGATGGAGCACCTCCTTCCCGTTCATGATCTGCACCCTGCCTATGCACGGATCCGGAACCAGATGGCCAGCCTCCAGTCCACCATCCATGAACCCGCCGGAGCCTACGCAGTCGGCGTTGCCCATTGGCTCCTCTCGGAACCTGCCAAAGCCAAGCCGCTGCTTCAGCGTGCCTGGGATGGCGGATTCCGCAGTCCTGACGCAGCCTTGATCTATGGGGACACCCTTGGGCAGCTCTGGCATGAGGCCAGGAAACGCGCGGACGTCATCCAAGATCCGGAACGAAAGAAAAAGGCCTTGGCCCAGGCCCGTCAGGAATTGCTGGAGCCCGCCAAGGCGGTTCTCGCCTCCCAGCCCGCGCAAAACCCCTATGCCCAGGCCATGCTGCAGGGCCAGACGGCCTACCTGGACGGCCGCTGGCAGGATGCGGCGGCGGCCGCGCACCGCGCGGAGGCGGATCGGAACGGGGACCCCGCCGCGCTGAAACTCCTGGGCGAAGCCTGGTTCGAAATCCAATGGGACGAGGATGGCAAGGGCAATGCGAAGCCAAGCCTGGAGGCATCAAGAGAGGCCCAGGCAGCCTTTCGCCGGGCCTTGGAATCCGCCCGCAGCGATCCCCGGCTTTGGAAGGGCCTGGGGTGGGCCAGAGCCTCCAGCCTCATGACTCGCTTTGCCGCTGGGGAAACCCTTGGGGCCGCCGACTTTGAGGCTGTCACCGAGACGGCCCGGCAGATGGATGCCCTCCAGGGCCCCACCTCGGAGTCCTTCATGCTCCAAGGAACGGCATCCTACGTGGCATCCGTGGTGAATGAACGGAAAGGGGATTCCGCCGCCGATGAACGGCGGACCCTCGACTTGATGCGCGAGGCCGTCCGCCTGGATCCGAAGGGTCTCCGACCGAGAAAGAACCTGGTCTTCGCCTGCTATCCGGTGGTCATGGGTCTGGTGCGCCGCCAGCAATGGGAGGAAGCGAAACACCTCGCGGAGGAAGGGCTCCAGATCTCCCGGGAGCTTCAGGAACAGAACCCCGATCTCCCCGAACTGGCCGTGAACGGTGTGTATATTGTCTCGGCCCTGGCCGAAATCGGCCTCGTCCGAGATAAGCAGGTCGAACCCTGGGCCGGCATCGGGATCGAATGGCTAGAGCGGGCGAGGAGTCTTGGCGGGGAAACCGTCTACGCAGCCCAGCTCAGGGCGGCCCTCCTGCACAAGCGCGCGCAGCAGCTGGAGGCCACCGGACAGCCGACGGAGGCCGCATTCCAGGCGGTCTGGGACAACTGGAAGGAGAGCATGGCCCGCTTCCCGCAGTTCTCGGTCCTGCTTGCCTCGATGGCCATGGACACGGTGGAACAGTGGGCGAAATCGCGCGTGCGCCGCGGTGAGGATCCCACCTGGGTCCTGAACCTGCAGGAAGAGTTGGCAGGCACCGTGTTGGCGAAAACCCCGGACGACAACCTCGTGAAGAAGCAGTTGGCCGATGCGCGGGCCATGAAGGGGCAGTGGTCCCGCCGGAAGCAAAGAAGCGGCTGA
- a CDS encoding DinB family protein, with product MLDHLRDLLNHMAWADGQFFHAWSKGPSDDEELRERWSHVLGTAAFFTEIIRGEHDLPWDKIRSGEVKPPWLDQPLKSYDELKALTHANHEKLAATLATWNDAALGQSVSIPWFPDPPCVISLGEAVLQAVMHTQHHRGQCMTRLKDKGGKNSDVDYIIWLWKGRPPARWA from the coding sequence ATGCTCGACCATCTGCGCGATCTCCTGAACCACATGGCCTGGGCGGATGGCCAGTTCTTCCACGCCTGGTCCAAGGGGCCTAGCGATGACGAGGAATTGCGCGAACGCTGGTCCCACGTGCTCGGCACGGCGGCCTTTTTCACCGAGATCATCCGGGGGGAACATGACCTGCCCTGGGACAAGATCCGGTCCGGCGAAGTGAAGCCCCCTTGGCTGGATCAGCCGTTGAAAAGCTACGACGAGCTGAAGGCCCTCACCCATGCCAATCATGAAAAACTGGCTGCGACTTTGGCGACCTGGAATGATGCCGCGCTCGGGCAAAGCGTCAGCATCCCCTGGTTTCCGGATCCACCCTGCGTCATCAGCCTCGGCGAGGCGGTCCTGCAGGCCGTGATGCACACCCAGCACCATCGCGGCCAGTGCATGACCCGGCTAAAGGACAAAGGTGGAAAGAACTCGGATGTGGACTACATCATCTGGCTTTGGAAGGGACGCCCTCCGGCCCGATGGGCCTGA
- a CDS encoding ATP-binding protein has translation MAKQSVLKVQVLDSSQVQKLVQLVDESVRASSEGVRHFVEPTPGVLAKSKSKRHNIIFGRRGSGKSSLLQKIAADLTVDRTPIAMVDLETFKQHSYPDVLLSILIKSFLEVKNWLDTAATNSSTKTTFWNRLFGTVPTKPGFNREATHALSADFDKMILELNTLLMCADESKIRDSSKGESGNENKASLSAKVPGTGIGAEVTAGMTEKTSSETQTYT, from the coding sequence TTGGCAAAACAATCGGTCTTAAAAGTCCAGGTCCTGGACTCGAGTCAAGTTCAAAAGCTGGTTCAGCTTGTTGATGAGTCAGTTCGCGCTAGTAGCGAAGGTGTACGACATTTTGTTGAACCGACACCAGGAGTTCTCGCCAAATCAAAGAGCAAACGCCATAACATAATCTTCGGGCGGCGCGGATCAGGTAAGTCGAGCCTACTTCAGAAAATTGCGGCTGATTTGACGGTTGATCGCACCCCCATTGCTATGGTCGATCTCGAAACCTTTAAGCAGCACAGCTATCCTGATGTGCTGTTAAGTATCCTGATTAAGAGTTTCCTCGAAGTTAAAAATTGGCTCGACACAGCAGCGACCAATTCCTCGACGAAGACAACTTTCTGGAATCGATTGTTTGGAACAGTGCCTACAAAGCCTGGCTTTAATCGTGAGGCAACGCACGCGCTTTCTGCTGACTTCGACAAGATGATTCTCGAGCTAAACACTCTACTCATGTGTGCGGACGAGTCGAAAATTAGAGATAGCAGCAAGGGCGAAAGCGGAAACGAGAACAAGGCGAGTTTGTCTGCAAAGGTGCCTGGAACCGGTATCGGAGCAGAGGTGACGGCTGGGATGACCGAAAAGACTAGTTCAGAAACTCAAACGTATACGTGA
- the speA gene encoding biosynthetic arginine decarboxylase has protein sequence MPMKHWTIQDAATLYGVKEWGNDYFAINSKGHLEVAPTQDENLVADVYEIVQHLRRKGVRTPLTLRFPQILADRVIELHEAFRKAIKEFAYDGSYQGVYPVKTNQMKEVVEEIVRAGAKYHYGLEAGSKPELMIALSMELHPDAMVLCNGYKDESFIRMALLAQKAGRKCLITVEKMTELPLILKVAKELKVMPLLGLRAKLNSMGKGKWESSAGDHAKFGLTTREILEAVETLDRRGMMESVQELHFHIGSQITDIRSVKAAMKEATRIYAKLRKLGVPIQYLNVGGGLGVDYDGSKTTFSSSMNYSIEEYAADVVYTTKDICAQEQVPMPDLLSESGRAIVAYHQIVVVDIIGLIDTTHTKYKVELTGKEPQILKELAYTRDNISIKNFSEMYHDAITQKDELLTLFNLGYLGLEDRAKGEILFWEVCRKLSRILGHKSLKYIPEEFQDLNKSLADKLIANFSIFQSMPDHWAIDQLFPAMPIHRLKEQPTLSATLCDITCDSDGKMERFIDLKDVRDEIPLHEPKTGEPYYVAFFLTGAYQDILGMRHNLFGAPNEAHVIVDEDDDFKIQHIVQADTIDHMLRSVHYDPAQLVQAPTSRRKTSAQKDAAEALKSLLTEQRRLHTYLEM, from the coding sequence ATGCCCATGAAGCACTGGACGATCCAGGATGCCGCGACTTTGTACGGCGTGAAGGAATGGGGCAACGATTACTTTGCGATCAACAGCAAAGGGCACCTGGAAGTGGCGCCCACCCAGGATGAGAACCTGGTGGCGGATGTCTATGAGATCGTCCAGCACCTGCGGCGCAAGGGCGTCCGCACGCCCCTGACCCTGCGTTTCCCCCAGATCCTGGCGGACCGCGTCATCGAACTGCACGAGGCATTCCGCAAGGCCATCAAGGAGTTCGCCTACGACGGCTCCTACCAGGGCGTGTACCCGGTGAAGACCAACCAGATGAAGGAAGTGGTCGAGGAGATCGTCCGGGCCGGCGCCAAGTACCACTACGGCCTGGAGGCCGGTTCCAAGCCCGAGCTGATGATCGCGCTTTCCATGGAGCTGCATCCCGACGCCATGGTGCTCTGCAACGGCTACAAGGACGAGAGCTTCATCCGCATGGCCCTGCTGGCCCAGAAGGCCGGCCGGAAATGCCTCATCACCGTGGAGAAGATGACCGAGCTGCCGCTCATCCTGAAAGTCGCCAAGGAGCTGAAGGTCATGCCCCTGCTGGGGCTGCGGGCCAAGCTCAACTCCATGGGCAAGGGCAAGTGGGAATCCAGCGCCGGGGACCACGCGAAATTCGGCCTGACCACCCGCGAGATCCTCGAAGCCGTCGAGACCCTGGACCGGCGCGGCATGATGGAAAGCGTCCAGGAATTGCATTTCCACATTGGCTCGCAGATCACGGACATCCGCAGCGTGAAAGCCGCCATGAAGGAGGCCACCCGCATCTACGCCAAGCTCAGGAAATTGGGCGTTCCCATCCAGTACCTCAATGTGGGCGGCGGCCTCGGCGTGGACTACGACGGCTCCAAAACCACGTTCAGCTCTTCCATGAACTACTCCATCGAGGAGTACGCCGCGGACGTGGTCTACACCACCAAGGACATCTGCGCCCAGGAACAGGTGCCCATGCCGGATCTCCTGAGCGAGTCCGGGCGCGCCATCGTGGCCTACCACCAGATCGTGGTCGTGGACATCATCGGCCTGATCGACACCACCCACACCAAGTACAAGGTCGAACTCACGGGCAAGGAACCCCAGATCCTGAAGGAGCTGGCCTACACCCGCGACAACATCTCCATCAAGAATTTCAGCGAGATGTACCACGACGCCATCACCCAGAAGGACGAGCTGCTCACGCTCTTCAACCTGGGCTACCTGGGCCTGGAGGACCGCGCCAAGGGGGAGATCCTGTTCTGGGAAGTCTGCCGGAAACTCTCGCGCATCCTGGGCCACAAGAGCCTGAAATACATCCCCGAGGAATTCCAGGATCTCAACAAGAGCCTGGCGGACAAGCTCATCGCCAACTTCAGCATCTTCCAGTCCATGCCCGACCACTGGGCCATCGACCAGCTCTTCCCCGCCATGCCCATCCACCGCCTGAAGGAGCAACCGACCCTGTCCGCCACGCTGTGCGACATCACCTGCGATAGCGACGGCAAGATGGAACGGTTCATCGATCTGAAGGATGTGCGCGACGAAATCCCGCTGCACGAGCCCAAGACCGGCGAGCCCTACTACGTGGCGTTCTTCCTGACCGGCGCCTACCAGGACATCCTCGGGATGCGGCACAACCTCTTCGGCGCCCCCAACGAGGCCCACGTCATCGTGGACGAAGACGACGATTTCAAGATTCAGCACATCGTCCAGGCCGACACCATCGACCACATGCTGCGCAGCGTCCACTACGATCCCGCCCAGCTCGTGCAGGCCCCCACCAGCCGCCGCAAGACCAGCGCGCAAAAGGATGCCGCCGAAGCCCTGAAGTCGTTGCTCACAGAGCAGCGGAGGCTGCACACATATTTAGAGATGTGA
- the queG gene encoding tRNA epoxyqueuosine(34) reductase QueG has protein sequence MDDPAFKEWLRAEALALGFARVGFASCEPFEAERGRLQAWFSEGGATHLPYLDAETLFDPQRVMEGARTALVGFFPYARPDAVPGAEPGSLKLSRYLWGTDYHILLKPRLQNLLKQAQEQRPGLRGRVCVDTAPLMERQMAVRAGLGWQGKHTLLIMGKQGSWGFLAVLLLDAELPPDQPFSSEHCGSCTACIDACPSQAIMPFRLDPNRCMTTFTIETEAEPPPEVAAAIARSGWAAGCDICQEVCPWNASPIFGDAGLWGHPNRLHTEPAASLRLGPSQWRARTRRTALRRVRVRHWIRTLDLILGSAEHGAI, from the coding sequence ATGGACGATCCCGCCTTCAAGGAATGGCTGCGGGCCGAGGCCCTCGCCCTGGGCTTCGCCCGGGTGGGCTTCGCGTCCTGCGAACCCTTCGAGGCGGAACGGGGCCGCCTCCAGGCTTGGTTTTCTGAAGGCGGCGCCACGCACCTGCCCTACCTCGATGCGGAGACATTGTTCGATCCGCAGCGGGTCATGGAAGGCGCCAGGACCGCGCTGGTGGGCTTCTTCCCCTATGCGCGGCCGGATGCGGTCCCAGGAGCCGAACCCGGCAGCCTGAAACTCAGCCGCTACCTCTGGGGCACGGACTACCACATCCTGCTGAAGCCGCGACTGCAGAACCTGCTGAAGCAGGCCCAGGAACAAAGGCCTGGCCTGCGGGGCCGGGTGTGCGTGGACACGGCGCCGCTGATGGAACGGCAGATGGCGGTGCGGGCGGGGCTCGGCTGGCAGGGCAAGCACACGCTGCTGATCATGGGCAAGCAGGGCTCCTGGGGATTCCTGGCGGTGCTGCTGCTGGACGCGGAACTTCCGCCAGACCAGCCATTCTCATCAGAACATTGCGGCTCCTGCACGGCCTGCATAGATGCGTGTCCCAGCCAGGCCATCATGCCCTTCCGCCTGGATCCGAACCGCTGCATGACCACCTTCACCATCGAGACCGAGGCGGAGCCGCCGCCTGAAGTCGCCGCGGCCATCGCGCGGAGCGGCTGGGCCGCGGGCTGCGACATCTGCCAGGAGGTCTGCCCCTGGAACGCCAGCCCGATATTTGGCGATGCCGGACTCTGGGGCCATCCGAACCGGCTTCATACCGAGCCCGCGGCCAGCCTGCGTCTCGGGCCTTCCCAATGGCGCGCGCGGACACGGCGCACAGCCCTGAGGCGAGTCCGGGTCCGGCATTGGATCCGGACGTTGGACTTGATCCTTGGAAGCGCGGAACACGGCGCAATCTGA